From a region of the Procambarus clarkii isolate CNS0578487 chromosome 18, FALCON_Pclarkii_2.0, whole genome shotgun sequence genome:
- the LOC138365977 gene encoding salivary glue protein Sgs-4-like, with product MSNGRHTTRRKTDRETEGTSEEVKKQLEALAVITSTVCLKTAPPSFRTSTLCLKTAPPSFRTSTVCLKTAPPSFRTSTLCLKTAPPSFRTSTVCLKTAPPSFRTSTVCLKTAPPSFRTSTVCLKTTPPSFRTSTVCLKTAPPSFRTSTVCLKTAPPSFRTSTVCLKTAPPSFRTSTVCLKTAPPSFRTSTVCLKTAPPSFRTSTLCLKTAPPSFRTSTVCLQTSSGI from the exons ATGTCTAATGGAAGACATACAACCAGGAGAAAGACTGACCGAGAAACAGAAGGAACATCAGAGGAAGTCAAGAAACAATTAGAGGCTCTGGCTGTGAT AACCTCTACAGTTTGTCTCAAGACGGCTCCTCCATCATTTAGAACCTCTACACTTTGTCTCAAGACGGCTCCTCCATCATTTAGAACCTCTACAGTTTGTCTCAAGACGGCTCCTCCATCATTTAGAACCTCTACACTTTGTCTCAAGACGGCTCCTCCATCATTTAGAACCTCTACAGTTTGTCTCAAGACGGCTCCTCCATCATTTAGAACCTCTACAGTTTGTCTCAAGACGGCTCCTCCATCATTTAGAACCTCTACAGTTTGTCTCAAGACGACTCCTCCATCATTTAGAACCTCTACAGTTTGTCTCAAGACGGCTCCTCCATCATTTAGAACCTCTACAGTTTGTCTCAAGACGGCTCCTCCATCATTTAGAACCTCTACAGTTTGTCTCAAGACGGCTCCTCCATCATTTAGAACCTCTACAGTTTGTCTCAAGACGGCTCCTCCATCATTTAGAACCTCTACAGTTTGTCTCAAGACGGCTCCTCCATCATTTAGAACCTCTACACTTTGTCTCAAGACGGCTCCTCCATCATTTAGAACCTCTACAGTTTGTCTCCAGACATCATCAGGGATTTAG